In Hasllibacter sp. MH4015, the following proteins share a genomic window:
- the abc-f gene encoding ribosomal protection-like ABC-F family protein: MLRISDISYSVAGRPLLEGASASIPTGHKVGIVGRNGTGKTTLFRLIREELTLDAGSITLPSGAKIGGVAQEVPSSDTSLIDTVLEADTERAALLAETSDDPARIAEVQERLTAIDAWGAEARAATILKGLGFTHDEQLMPCSAFSGGWRMRVALAGVLFAQPDLLLLDEPTNYLDLEGALWLEAYLAKYPHTVLVISHDRGLLNRAVNHILHLADRDLTLYAGGYDTFAKTRAERRAVQAAAAKKQEAQRAHLQSFVDRFKAKASKAKQAQSRVKMLEKMETIRAPEDAARTVFTFPEPEELSPPIVAMDNAAVGYTDTPVLKRLNLRLDQDDRIALLGRNGEGKSTLSKLLAGKLKTMEGRITSSSKLRIGYFAQHQVDELHLDETPLDHIRRERPADAPPKLRARLASFGLGVDQADTIVAKLSGGQKARLSLLLATLDAPHLLILDEPTNHLDIESREALVEALTAYSGAVVLVSHDMHLLSLVADRLWLVKDGHVAPYAHDLETYRASLLGQETKPSKPAKEKKKPQLSRDQIKDLRSEVKRAEARVQKIEEMREKLAKKLADPALYEETRVGELQTWQKKYAEVMEGLDRAESLWLKAQDTLDRVQTG; encoded by the coding sequence ATGCTACGGATTTCGGACATCAGCTATTCGGTAGCGGGCCGCCCCCTGCTGGAAGGCGCCAGCGCCAGCATTCCCACTGGCCACAAGGTCGGCATCGTGGGGCGCAACGGCACGGGCAAGACCACGCTCTTCCGCCTCATCCGGGAGGAGCTGACGTTGGATGCCGGCTCCATCACCCTGCCGTCCGGCGCGAAGATCGGAGGCGTCGCGCAGGAAGTGCCCTCCTCGGACACATCCCTGATCGACACGGTGCTGGAAGCCGATACCGAACGCGCCGCCCTCCTGGCGGAAACCTCGGACGATCCGGCCCGCATTGCCGAAGTGCAGGAACGTCTGACAGCCATCGACGCCTGGGGGGCGGAGGCGCGGGCGGCCACGATCCTCAAGGGTCTTGGCTTCACCCACGACGAACAGCTGATGCCGTGTTCCGCCTTTTCCGGCGGCTGGCGGATGCGCGTGGCCCTGGCCGGTGTGTTGTTTGCCCAACCCGACCTGCTTTTGCTGGACGAGCCGACCAACTACCTCGATCTGGAAGGTGCCCTGTGGTTGGAGGCTTATCTGGCCAAATACCCCCACACGGTGCTTGTGATTTCCCACGACCGCGGGCTTCTGAACCGGGCCGTGAACCACATCCTGCACCTCGCCGACCGGGACTTGACGCTATACGCGGGCGGCTACGACACCTTTGCCAAGACCCGGGCGGAGCGGCGCGCCGTACAGGCGGCGGCCGCCAAGAAGCAGGAGGCGCAGCGCGCCCACCTTCAAAGCTTCGTGGACCGGTTCAAGGCAAAGGCGTCCAAGGCAAAACAGGCACAATCCCGTGTGAAGATGCTGGAAAAGATGGAGACGATCCGCGCCCCCGAAGATGCCGCGCGCACCGTCTTCACCTTCCCCGAGCCCGAGGAACTCAGCCCCCCAATTGTGGCCATGGACAATGCCGCCGTCGGTTATACCGACACGCCGGTCCTCAAGCGCCTGAACCTTCGGCTGGATCAAGATGATCGCATCGCACTTTTGGGACGCAATGGCGAAGGCAAGTCGACCTTGTCGAAATTGCTGGCGGGAAAACTCAAGACGATGGAGGGGCGGATTACGTCTTCCTCCAAGCTGCGCATCGGCTATTTCGCGCAGCATCAGGTCGATGAATTGCACCTGGATGAGACGCCGCTTGACCACATTCGACGGGAACGCCCTGCCGACGCGCCGCCGAAACTGCGCGCGCGCCTCGCCTCATTCGGGCTTGGGGTGGATCAGGCCGACACGATTGTCGCCAAACTCTCCGGCGGCCAGAAAGCGCGCCTGTCGCTGCTATTGGCCACGCTCGATGCGCCGCATCTGCTGATCCTCGATGAGCCGACCAACCACCTCGACATTGAAAGCCGTGAGGCGCTGGTCGAAGCCTTGACCGCCTATTCCGGCGCGGTCGTTCTCGTCTCCCACGATATGCACCTGCTCAGCCTCGTGGCCGACCGGCTCTGGCTCGTGAAGGATGGGCATGTGGCGCCCTACGCCCATGATCTGGAAACCTACCGCGCATCGCTTCTGGGGCAGGAAACGAAGCCGTCCAAACCCGCCAAGGAGAAGAAGAAGCCGCAACTGAGCCGCGACCAGATCAAGGACCTGCGGTCCGAGGTCAAACGCGCGGAGGCCCGCGTCCAGAAGATCGAGGAGATGCGCGAGAAACTCGCCAAGAAGCTCGCCGATCCCGCCCTTTACGAGGAAACCCGCGTGGGGGAGCTGCAAACGTGGCAGAAGAAATATGCCGAGGTGATGGAGGGGCTCGACCGCGCGGAATCCCTCTGGCTCAAGGCACAAGACACGCTCGACCGGGTGCAAACCGGCTGA
- a CDS encoding DUF2087 domain-containing protein, with protein sequence MTRSPDPLFIADLSLFAKSLRTALEAQTAPPGQAKMMDLIAKAAGFRNQQTRRAARLTPRPSDRVGRAMRCFADGQMVRWPKQTVIQGLCLWVMWHHLPPRREMEEPEVNAILNAHHSFGDHALLRRSLVDHGMMARSRDGRVNRRIEQRPPDDALVLIQTLSGR encoded by the coding sequence ATGACCCGTTCACCCGACCCGCTTTTCATCGCGGACTTGTCGCTTTTCGCCAAATCGCTCCGCACCGCACTGGAGGCACAGACCGCGCCGCCCGGTCAGGCGAAGATGATGGACCTGATCGCCAAGGCCGCAGGGTTTCGTAATCAACAAACGCGCCGCGCCGCGCGACTCACCCCGCGCCCGTCCGACCGGGTGGGCCGCGCCATGCGCTGCTTCGCGGACGGGCAGATGGTCCGCTGGCCGAAGCAGACGGTGATCCAGGGCCTGTGCCTTTGGGTGATGTGGCACCACCTGCCCCCGCGTCGCGAGATGGAAGAGCCCGAGGTGAATGCGATCCTGAACGCCCATCACAGCTTCGGGGACCATGCACTGCTGCGGCGTTCCCTGGTGGATCACGGGATGATGGCGCGGTCCCGCGACGGCCGGGTGAACAGACGGATCGAGCAGCGCCCGCCCGACGATGCGCTGGTCCTGATCCAGACGCTGTCGGGCCGCTGA
- a CDS encoding helix-turn-helix domain-containing protein, which produces MNTEPLVPEQGDPACPVTRCLSMIGGKWKPVILFMVTNGVNRFGAMQRAAPGCTKQMLTKQLREMEADGLLHREIFAEIPPRVEYSLTDKGRSLLPVIGAMRAWGEANA; this is translated from the coding sequence ATGAATACAGAACCATTGGTGCCGGAACAGGGCGATCCCGCCTGCCCCGTCACACGATGCCTGTCGATGATCGGCGGGAAATGGAAACCTGTGATCCTGTTCATGGTCACAAATGGTGTGAACCGATTCGGCGCGATGCAACGCGCGGCACCGGGTTGCACGAAACAGATGCTCACCAAGCAATTGCGAGAGATGGAGGCCGATGGGTTGCTCCATCGGGAGATTTTCGCCGAGATCCCGCCACGTGTGGAGTACAGTCTGACCGACAAGGGCCGGTCGCTCTTGCCCGTGATCGGCGCCATGCGCGCGTGGGGTGAGGCGAATGCCTAG
- the ndk gene encoding nucleoside-diphosphate kinase produces MAIQRTFSIIKPDATKRNLTGKIITKFEEAGLRIVASKRIQLTLAQAQAFYGVHKDRPFFDELCEFMISEPIVVQVLEGEDAIAKNRKVMGATNPAEAAEGTIRKEFALSIGENSVHGSDAPETAAEEIAFFFSGLELVG; encoded by the coding sequence ATGGCTATCCAACGCACCTTCTCGATCATCAAACCCGACGCCACCAAGCGCAACCTGACCGGCAAGATCATTACCAAATTCGAGGAGGCGGGGCTGCGCATCGTCGCCTCCAAGCGCATCCAACTGACGTTGGCTCAAGCGCAGGCGTTCTACGGCGTCCACAAGGATCGCCCGTTCTTCGATGAGCTGTGCGAGTTCATGATTTCCGAGCCGATCGTGGTGCAGGTCCTCGAAGGGGAAGACGCGATCGCCAAGAACCGCAAAGTGATGGGGGCCACGAACCCGGCCGAGGCGGCGGAAGGCACGATCCGCAAGGAATTCGCGCTTTCTATCGGTGAGAATTCCGTCCACGGCTCCGACGCGCCCGAGACGGCAGCGGAAGAGATCGCGTTTTTCTTCTCCGGTCTTGAGCTGGTTGGCTAA
- a CDS encoding DUF4112 domain-containing protein, whose product MTERDPLEDIEHLERLAIRMDSAFRIPGTGFRVGYDSIVGLIPGIGDALTLAPSLYILWKAWQMGVSLPRLARMGGNVALDTLIGGIPVLGDLFDAAFKANRRNVALVRAHVERQNPTMRHKKGPRAHAARLQETI is encoded by the coding sequence ATGACCGAGCGCGATCCACTGGAAGATATCGAACATCTGGAACGGCTGGCCATTCGCATGGACAGCGCGTTTCGCATCCCCGGCACCGGGTTCCGTGTGGGTTACGATTCAATCGTGGGCCTGATCCCGGGCATCGGCGATGCGCTGACCCTCGCTCCCTCCCTCTACATTCTCTGGAAGGCTTGGCAGATGGGCGTGTCCCTGCCCCGGCTGGCCCGGATGGGGGGCAATGTGGCCCTGGATACGCTGATCGGCGGTATTCCGGTTCTGGGCGACCTGTTTGACGCGGCCTTCAAGGCGAACCGGCGCAACGTTGCCTTGGTACGGGCGCATGTGGAGCGGCAGAACCCCACGATGCGCCACAAAAAAGGGCCGCGCGCACACGCGGCCCGTCTTCAGGAAACGATCTAG
- a CDS encoding TfoX/Sxy family protein, translating into MSDDPSGDPVTAIRNIGPALAEILGKAGIVTATQFRDVGAHETYRAVLRTGARPHFITYYVLHMAAQNRPWNDCKGAEKDALRARFDALKAEEAAAGNDPELERLLNSIGTGLRR; encoded by the coding sequence ATGAGCGATGATCCAAGCGGCGACCCTGTCACCGCGATCCGAAATATCGGCCCCGCCTTGGCCGAGATCCTCGGCAAGGCCGGGATCGTTACCGCGACGCAGTTTCGCGATGTTGGCGCACACGAGACGTATCGCGCGGTTTTGCGAACCGGCGCGCGTCCCCACTTCATTACATATTACGTGCTGCACATGGCGGCGCAGAATCGACCCTGGAATGATTGCAAGGGGGCGGAAAAGGATGCCTTGCGCGCGAGGTTCGATGCCCTCAAGGCAGAGGAAGCCGCCGCCGGAAACGATCCGGAGCTGGAACGCTTGCTGAATTCCATCGGCACGGGATTGCGACGCTAG